Part of the Paenibacillus guangzhouensis genome is shown below.
CACGGTATCGCTCATCTGGATATTCAGATCCTGGAGGTGCTGCTCTTATTCGGCGTGTCGATCCCAGCGGTACTTGCGATTGCGAACATTATGCTCGCGAATAATATTTGCGATATGGATGAGGATGTCGAGAATCGGCGGTATACCTTGCCGGTGTATATCGGCAGAAAAAATGCGCTGCGATTGTTCCGATGGATCTATTATGCGGCGTACGTCGATGTGTTTGTGTTGTTTTACCTTGGTGTGCATCCGATTCTATTGCTATTATTATTCATCACGCTGATTCCGGTGAACCGTCACGTGAACCAGTTCGAGAAGCTTCAGACGAAGAAGGATACATTCGTGCTGGCGGTGAGGAATTTCATGATGATGAATGCGGCGCGAATTGCTGTGTATGGTGTAGCCATTGTCATGGCGGAGTTGTAAGACGTAAAGATCAGGAAGGAGATCGGATGATGGGAGAAGCGGACAAGTCGCCTGTTATTCTCATTGTAGATGATGAGCAGTTGATTCGGGAGCTCGTCGTAGATTATTTGAGTGATGAGGGTTATTTGGTATTGCAGGCGAAGAATGGCCGCGATGCCCTGAATCTATTACGTGAGCAAGCCGTGGATTTGGTCGTGCTGGATGTGATGATGCCGGGGATGAACGGGTTCGAGGTATGCGAAGAGCTGCGGACGTTCTCTTCCACGCTCGTCATCATGCTAACGGCCAAATCAGAAGATGAAGACAAGCTATCCGGGTATGAATGCGGCGTCGATGATTACGTGACGAAGCCCTTCAGCCCCAAGGTGCTCGCTGCCAAAATTAATGTGCTGTTGCAGCGATTTCGTGCATCGGATTTGGCGAGGGATGCTGGCGGGGATTTGTATTTCGTCATGGACGAAGCAGCGATGGAGCTTCGGATTGGCGGCGAGGTGATTGCGTTGTCCAGTAAGGAATTCGAACTTCTCGTCTATCTAGCCAAACATCCGAATCAAGTGTTGTCACGGGATAGTTTGTTGGATGCGATATGGGGATTTGATTATTACGGTGACGCAAGGGCGGTTGATACGAGCATCAAACGGCTGCGGCGCAAGCTGGGCGTGGAAGCGGAGCGGATCGTTACCGTGAGGGGAAGCGGGTATAAATATCAATCATGAAAAAATGGGGTTCTGGACGATTATCGACAAAAGTATATTGGACGACCGCGATTGGCTTCTTAGCGTTCGTCACGTTGTTCATGGTTCTACAGCTGTTGTTCTTCCAGCCTTATTCGCTCAAGGTACGCAGCTCGGAACTCGAGGATGATTTTCGCAGCATGTATGAACAGCTTCGGGATAACCCGATGGACGAGCGGTGGATGGAGGAGTTGGCTGATTTCGATGTGGCGCATTACTCGTTGACGGGCGTTGTTCATAAGCAAGGGTTGAATGTGGATGTGTATTTGGGGACGCGTGAGCTGAGGGCTGTTCCGTTGAAAAAGGCGAGGATTGGCGATGAGATGAAGGTGCAGATCATCATGGCGGATCCTTGGCAGAAGGTGACGCCTGCGCGACCCTTAACCCCTTCTACACCTGTGCATCCGGATGAGGAGTCGCAGAATAAATCTGCGCCTATCCGTACGGTTGCAGCGATTTCTTGGTACAGCTTGGATACATTGCGCCTGAATGATTTGTTGCAAGAGAAGCTCGCTGACATGCTGCAATCCCCAATGAGTGGAGGGATCACGGCGCAATTGTTCAATCAAGGCGTGGGCGTTGATTCGAACAAAGAGCGGGTGTGGGCGGCTATTGCCCCGCTCGAACAGGAGAACGGGCAGGAGCGTTACTTGGTCACGGTATCCACCTTAGAGCCCGTGTCGGATGCGGCGGCACTCTTAGGAGGCTTCTATCGTTATTTCTACATTGCGGCGGTCTTGCTATTGTTCGGATTTGCTTTTCTATTCAGCCGGATGATCTCGAATCCACTCGTGCAGCTCAATCATGCGGCTAAACGTCTTGCGAAATTGGATTTCTCCGTTCGTACGGATATGAAACGTCAGGATGAGATCGGGGAGCTCGCGCAGACTTTCGATTATTTGGCGACGGAATTACGGGATACGATGGGTGAGCTTCAGGAGGCTAACGATCAATTGCAGCAGGATATCGAGAAAGAGAAGCAGCTCGAGCGGATGCGCAAACGGTTCGTTGCGAATGTATCGCATGAGCTGAAGACCCCGATCAGCCTGATTCAGGGATATGCCGAAGCGCTTCGCGACAATGTAGGGCAAGGGGCGAAGCGGGATAAATATGCTTCAGTCATTATTCATGAATCGGAACGTATGTCGAGGCTGGTGAATGATCTGCTCGATCTCTCGCAGCTAGAGAGCGGTAAATTCCGCTTGCAATGGTCGGCCGTGCCGCTGCGAGAGCATATCTGCTTCGTACTTGGGACTTTGGAGCAGATTGTGAGTGATCGTATGCTTCGTCTTGAATGGCTATGCGCGGAGGAAGAGATTCTTGTGCGTTCGGATGCGCAGCGGTTGCAGCAGATTCTAACCAATGTGTTGACGAATGCCATTCGTTATACGGAGGCGGGCGATCGGATATATATCACAGTTCGTCCTGTATCCGACTCGATGGAAGGACATGACTTGAAGGTGCCTTCTGATGGTGGATCGCTGGGTTCCTGGGTTCAGGTCTCGATCTTCAATTCGGGTCCGTCGATCGGGGAAGAACATCTGCCGCACATATGGGATGCGTTCTATCGGCCGGACGAGTCCGGCAGCCGCGGCGATACCGGGAACGGCATTGGGTTGTCGATTGTGAAGCATTTGCTCGAGATGCATGGCAGTGAATACTCCATAGGTAATGTGGATGGAGGTGTTGAAGTGCGCTTCATGCTGCCAGTCATACCTCGATCGGAAGCATAGAGACGAGAACGTCCCTCATAGGATGTTATAGAGTGCTCGGTGTGAGCGGCTTGGCCGCAAGCGCTGCAGCGGTCCTAGGAGGGAATCAGATGAATCAAGCAGAACGTCGGTTGGCCTTGATTGGAGTGTTGCAGCGGAGCGGCATGCAGCGCGCCAAAGATTTGGCCGCTACATTTAGGACGAGCGCGCGAACCATTTATCGGGATGTCGATGCGCTAATTCATGCGGGCGTGCCGATTTACGGTGCGCCCGGACGAGGGTATGCGCTTGCGAATCAGGAGGCGCTTCCGCCAGTGAGCCTAACGGCCGAAGAGGCCTTAACGCTGCTGCTCGGCATCGATTGGATTGCAGGGCAGTTAGGGCCAGATTATCGTGCGGCTGCGGAACAGATCAGGGGGAAAGTGGAGGGCATTCTTCCGAGTGCGGTGAAGCGGAAAGCGGATCGCCAGCGTGCAGGGTTATTGCGAGCTTCCATTCATCCGCTGCATCAGGAGGAGACGCTTGGCGTGATGGCGCTGCTCAGGCAAGCGATTGTGAGGGAGACGACAGTGCGGTTCCGCTACGAACGGCGGGATCCTTATCCGGACGGCACCTTGGAGACGGTTCGATCGGTCGATCCTTACGGACTGGTCTTCGCGGCAGGTGCATGGAGTGTGATGGGGTATTGCCATCTTCGGCAAGGGATACGTCAATTCCATATTGATCGCGTGTTTGATTTGGTGCTGGAGCCGAGAATATTCACGCGGCCGCTTGATGTAGAATTTCATCGTCCAGCAGGCAAAAACCGTTCCATGGTGGTCATCGTGCGCTTCGCTGGTGATATGGGGCATGTTATTGCGGAAAGGCTCAGCCCGGATGTCACACGCATGCAGCGTACGGCAGACGGGTGGATCGTTACGCTCCATGTCAGCAGAATGGAGGATGCCTGCGCATGGATATTGAGCTGGGGCGTTGATGCGGAAGTGTTGGAGCCGGAGGAAGTGAAGGTAAGAATCGGCGAGACAGCGAGCGCGATGTTGAGTCGCTATAGTAGCGGGGCTCATTAGATTGATTGCTAGTGGCCCGATGTGGCAGGTGGTGCTGAGGACGAAATAACTGCAAAAAGGCAGTTAATTGAGCTGAGGTGGCACGATACGTGTGAAATAACTGCAAAAAAGCAGTTAATTGAGCTGAGATGGCGCGAAACCTGACACACATCTGTCAGTGTTCTCTGTGTATAGTAGGGGCAAGAAGAAGTTCATTGATGAAATTATGGGAGGTAATGAAGCATGTATCAATCGTTACAAAGTTTTATTGAGGAGTATCGACTCGAATCAGCTTCCACACAGAAAGTTCTTGATGCCTTGACGGATGCTTCACTGAAGCAGGAAGTAGCTCCGGGATATCGAACACTGGGTCAACTGGCGTGGCACCTCGTCCATAATGATGAGGGAATGCTGCTAGGGGCGGGGTTGAAGTTCGAAGCACCTGCAGCGAACGGTGAGCCACCAACGTCGGCTTCGGAGATCGCGGAGGCCTATCGGAAGGTAACAGCCGCATTGCTGCAAGCGTTAGAGTCGCAATGGTCGGATGCGAGCCTATTGGAGAAGAACAATATGTACGGTCAAGTCTGGCCGAATGGACTGACTTTGTACATTTATTTAAAGCATGAAATCCATCACCGGGGTCAGCTCACGGTCTTGATGCGTCAAGCCGGCCTACAAGTACCTGGCGTATACGGTCCATCCAAAGAAGAATGGGCAAGCATGGGCGTTGAAGCTCCAGTATAATTCAATAAATGCCAAAAGCGCGTCTTCCTTACGTTAGTAAGGATGGCGCGCTTTTTTTGAAATATCGCGTGTATAGGCCCCCACGTTGTGAGTGATCATAGTTACGCAATCTGAATAAACCCCGTGCCCCAGAATGGTTGACGCACATGTTCGCGCTTCTCTAAATAACCATTGTACGAAATTTGCAACCGATGATCTGATTGGACAGTTCCTTTGACGTAGTTCGTGACGAGTTTCTTGTCCTGGGTGGTTGTTACGGTGAGCCGTTCCGAGCGGTCGATAGAATGAATGAATTTTCTCCCCATGGAACCGCCGAACATCACTTCTTGCATCTGTACCGTAGCTGCTGCTCTTGCTATCGTGTCCTCTCCGAGATCAATGATGGCAGTAACTTGGAGTATTTTGTCCTCATTCTTCGCGGCTGAAGCTGGACCGAGATCGGTGATCTCCCATCTGGTAATGGGAATCGCATCTTCCGTGGAGACCACGGGAGATAGCATCTCACTGCTGGAATAGCTTGTATATTGAATTTCGTGGGACGACTGGCCCTTAGTGAAACAGAAGAGAAGGATAACGTTACCTAAAATTGAGTATAGTAAAACATCGTGTTCTCTACGTAATTTCAAGTCGGATCTCCTTTAACGAAGGGTATATTTTCCATTAATTGTATCAGAGGAGAAGTGTGTTGACAAAACATCTAAATGTAACTACAATGGTTACAGGTCGAAAAAATGAAACCGAGATTGTTACAATCCATGAGGAGGTTATTCATATGAAAATTGCAGTTGTAGGTGCGTCAGGTAAAGCAGGAAGCCGTATTGTGAAGGAAGCGTTGGATCGGGGCCATGAAGTGACGGCAATTGTGCGCGATGCGTCGAAGGTGTCTGGCAATGCAGCGGTGATCGAGAAAGCTGTATTCGATCTAACGGCAAGCGATCTTCAAGCGTTCGATGTTGTCGTCAATGCGTTCGGCGCAGCACCGGGACAAGAGCACTTGCACGTTGATGCTGGGAATGTACTCATCGCAGCGTTGAAAGGCTCGAACACACGCCTGATCGTCGTTGGTGGCGCAGGCAGCTTGTATGTGGATGAGGCGAAAACGTTGAAAGTGATGGATACGCCGGACTTCCCTGCGATTTACTTCCCGACAGCGTCCAACCAAGGCAAGAACCTGGACATTCTGAAGGAGACAACAGATCTGAAATGGACATTCATTAGTCCGTCCGCTCTATTCGCCCTAGGACAACGTACCGGTTCTTACGTGAAAGGAAAAGACCATCTGCTCGTGAACAGCAAAGGCGAGAGCTATGTCAGCTATGAAGATTACGCGGTCGCAGTGGTCGATGAAATTGAGCAGCCGCAACATATTGGTGAGCGATTTACCGTTGTGTCCGAATCCTAAAATAGGTTACAATAGAAATGATTACACCCCCGAAGGCCGAGGATATCGCAAGATGTCTTCGGTCTTCCTCTGTTCTACGAGAAAAACCGCCGGGTCCAATTGAGGATTCCAGCGGTTTTGTTGTATAGATGGTCGATCCGGTACGTAAGTTACATAAATTCGAGCGTGTAGCCGGTCTACAATTACGACCGTACGAATGCGGGCGCTATCGTTCACCCGATTGGCGGAGGGCAACACGATTACGATAAATAAGTTCCTCCTGCAAAAGTTGTAACGGGCCTCCGTCTTAAGCCTGAGAGTATATCTTCGCAAGATCCTTCCATTACCGGAGGTTCGCTAGAAATGGGGCTGGTAGAATAAGGGTATCCTACTTAAGGGAAGTGAACCTTATGATTACGCATTTCGCAGGACTTCGCCTAAATACTATGTCCATTCAAGGTGTGAAGCAATTTTACCATCATCAAATGGGGTTTCCGATACAGTCATCCTCGAAATATACAATCACGTTTCAACCTACGCCAGATCTAACCTTAGCATTCGAAGAGGTGCAGGAGCCGATATCACCCGCGCATTTTGCATTTGAGGTTCCTTATTCACAATTTGGGGCCCTTGTCGATCAACTGCAAGCGAGAGGGATCACGTTGTTAACATGGCCAGACGGGGAAGCGGTCAAAACGTTTGAGACAGGAGTGAATGTCTATTTTCGCGATGGGGACGGGAACATCTTGGAGCTGATTGCACATCATGATGTTCAGGAAGAGGCCATCAGCCCAAGCGGGGACTGGCAGATCCTCTACATGCGTGAGATAGGGATGCCTGCGGAGGATGTTCCTGCGCTGACGCGGTGGATGCGCGAGACGCTGCAGATGGGTGTCAGAGATGAATCCGATTGGTTCAACTTCGTCATCGGCGGAACGGCGCATGCGGTTGTCGTATCGACACAGCGACGCTGGATTCCGATCCAGATGATCGCTCTGCCGCCTCGAATGACTGTATCCTTCGGTGTCAGCGATCTGAACCAGCTCGCAGCCAGGATCGAGCCGGGACGCACGGATGAGATGATCCTGCTTAACACGGAGGACGAGTTCAAGATTCGTAAAGGCCTTTATACGTTCCGATTCGTTCGCACCACGCTCGCCCCGGATATCACGGATCGCCTAAATTTGCCTCATTTCTGATCCTGTTCTATGCTTATGAGGTAGGCTATCAATCATGATCAGAGGTGGAACTATTTGTAATCCATTAATCACAATTCGTCGTCAGGACATTCCTAGAGCTGCCGATGTGCTCGCGCAAGGCTTCGCCAAGAGCGATCCGTTGTACCGACACATTTTGCCGGACGAGGCGACGAGACTGCACGTGTTGAAGATCTTTTTCCATCGTTACTTGGAAATGCTGTATCCTTATTCCGATGTGCTCACGACATCAGACCATTATGAAGCGGTAGCGCTTGTCTTCCGTTCCGAACGTGAGGCGGAAACCTGGTTCTCGAAGATGAAATATAGGAAGCAGATTGTGATGGCTATCTTAAAATCGACGCCAATCTGCCGCATGATCGGGGTTCGCGGGTTTATCCGAGGCCTATCCATACTGAACCGTATGAGCTCTTCCTGGTTAAGCATGCTCGGGGACCAGGAATATATGCATCTGGACATGCTCGTCGTGCAGGAACCTTACCGTGGTCAAGGCTATGTATCCCGCATACTGAAGCCGCTGCTCGCCGAATGCGACGAGAGGAACATGCTGTGTACTTTGGAGACGCAGACACCGAGCAACCTTCCGATTTATGAACATTATCGATTCCGTACGCTGCAGGTCATTCCGCTGCAGGGCAGTACGCTCGAACAATACTGTATGATCTATTCGCCGCCGGGTGCGGCGTCCAAATAGAAAATGAAGACGTTTAGGATCCTGTTAGAGGACTTAAACGTCTTTTTTGTTCGCCAAAAGCATGAATCTTCCGGTTGCCACAGAGGTGACACATACGGGTGCTAGGATAGCTCTTGTACCAACGAGGCAATGCAAAATGAGGCTTCAAGTCATGGAGTAACGGAGGAGAAGTTATGCGTTATACACGTCGAGCGCGCCAAGAGATATATGTTGCGCTGCTCTTTCTAGTCCCGAGCTTGGCGGGCTTTGCGATTTTTTACTTGATCCCTTTCGTGGAGAGTGTCGGAACGTCTTTTCAGTCGGGATCGGGCGGTTTCACATTAGATCAGTATGATGCTGTGCTGGGGAGCAGTTCCTTCCGCAATGCGGCGGGGAATACGATCTGGTTCACATCGATTAGCGTTCCGCTCATTGTGATCTTATCCTTGCTCATTGCCATGTGGCTGAATCAGAAGGTGTATATACGGAATGCCTTGCGAACAGCTTACGTGCTGCCGCTAGTCGTGCCCGTCGCTTCCATCGTGTTGTTGTGGCAGATCACCTTCGATTGGAACGGTGCACTGAATTCCATCCTCTCCTACTTCGGTGTTGAACGCATCGATTGGATGAAGACGAATTGGTCCGGGACGGTCGTCATTCTGATGTACATTTGGAAGAACCTCGGCTACAACGTCATTTTGTTCCTTGCGGGGCTTCAGAACATCCCGGCTTCGTATTATGAGACGGCGGACTTGGAGGGAGCGGGGAAGGCGCGGCAATTTTTCGGGATCACCGTAATCTATCTGATCCCTACGACATTCCTTGTCATCTTGATGTCGATCTTGAATTCCTTCAAGGTGTTCCGAGAGACATATCTGCTCGCAGGCGATTACCCGCACGAGCGGATTTATTTTCTGCAGCATTACATGAATAACATGTTCGTCTCCTTAGATATGGAGAAGTTGTCCGCGGCAGCGGTCATTATGGCGGTTGGGATTCTTGGGATCGTCGGCATGCTGTTCCAGATTGAACGCCGATTCCGTTCCTTCATGGAATAAGAGAGGGGAGATCGTAGACACCATGCGAAAAATAAGATTATCAAGTACACTGCCCATGCTGCGGACGTTGTTCCTTGCATCGCTAGCGCTGATTATGGTGACGCCGATCGTGCTGACCGTCATTAATTCATTCATGACCGAGCGTGAGATTACAGCCAATTATGCTTCATTAGGACAGACATCGATGCGAACGTGGGTCACACTGAAGCTGATCCCGGATTGGGTATCCTTTGATCAATATATGACATTGCTGATCAGAACACCGGAGTTTCTGCGAATGTTCTGGAATTCGGTCGGGTTGGTTGTGCCGATCATTGTGGGACAGCTCATCTGTGCTTCCCTCGCTGCTTTTGCCTTCGCTAAGCTGCGGTTCCCAGGCAGAGACCCCTTATTCTTCATTTATTTGATTACATTGATGCTGCCGTTCCAGGTCACGCTGGTACCGAACTATATGATGGTCGATCGTCTAGGGCTGCTCAATCATATGGGGTCGATTATCCTGCCGGGGATATTCGCGCCTTTCGGCGTGTTCCTGCTCAGACAATTCATGATTAATATCCCCTCGGGGTACATGGAGGCGGCGAGGATCGACGGTGCGAGCGCACTCAGAATCTTCCTGCAGATCATCCTTCCGATGGTTCGACCAGGGATTGCGGCGCTCGTTGTTCTTTTATTTGCGGATTATTGGAATATGGTGGAGCAGCCGCTCATCTTCCTGCAGGAGGCAGCGCTTCAACCGTTGTCCTTATTCCTGACGACCATTCAGAAGGGAGCGTTCGGGGTCAGCTTCGCGGCTTCGACGCTGTATATGATTCCGATGGTATTGCTCTTCTTATATGCCGAACCGCATTTCGTGGAAGGGATTGAGATGTCAGGGATTAAAGGTTAGATTGCTGGAACAGTGATAGACAGAGATATAAGGTTAGCGGAATACATCGTGATGAAAATGAGGAGGAGTTCAATATGGGGGCACGGAGGAATAAGGTGATCCTGACCATAACCGTCATCTTCTTAAGCGTGATGGCCATCTTGGCATTCTTAAGCAATACGATTTCAGCGGCGATGCTGCCGAAGGTGACGACGGAGCGCGCATCGGTGCAGGAACTTGAGGTATCCTTGTCCGGCCGAGGGACACTGCAACCGAAGGAAAAGGCAGATGTCATGTCGGATACCGGGTTTGAGATCACAGACATGAGAGTCAAAGAAGGCGACCATGTGAAGCGGGGACAAGTATTGTTCACCTTGGACGCAACGGATTTGAAGGATCAGATCGCGGACGAGCGTACACGACTGCAGCAGGCGGGACTGGGGACGAAGGCCCTGCAGCAGGCCTTTATCGATGCGCAGCTGACGGGAGACCCTGTCGCGATTGATAAGGCGAAACGAGATCTTGAGAATGATCGCCTGAATCGTATTCTATCGGAGCGGAAGATCGCACGGATGGAGAAGGAGTTAGTAGAGAAGAGCCGAATCAAGGCGCCATTCGACGGTGTCATCCAAAAAGTAAATGCGAAAAAAGGAGATACAGCTGCAGCAGGCAAGGCGCTGGCTAGCGTCATGAATACTTCGGCAGGCTATCAATTCTCATTCACAGTCTCGGAAGGCGAAGCTTCGATTCTGGCGGTCGATGAGAAGATCGCGGTGCGCGTGAAGCAGCCGGGCGGCAAAGAGATATCCATCCAAGGGAAGGTATCGGACATGAGTGATGCGTCTTCGAGTTCAGGCGATGCGGGCAATGCGGGCTCCGGCATAACATTGGGAGGCTCCAAGGGCGATAGCGGAGGAGCAGGTCAAGGGAGTCAAGAAGACAGTGGGTCGAAAATGAAGATCACCATCGAGGTGAATGATCCGAAGCTGCATGGAGGTGAATCTGTCAGCGTGAGCAAATCGAAGTCTTTAGGTGAGAAAGGGATCGTGATTTCTAAAGACCGACTCAAAAAAGATGCCGACGGCTCGTATTTGTTGATTGTTCGAACGAAGAAAAGTCCGCTAGGTAACAGCTATGTCGCGGAGAAGGCCAGAGTGCGGCTGGGAGCGGAGACGAAGGACAAGGTCATCGTAGCCCAAGGGCTTAATTCGGATGATGACATCATTGTTGAGACCAGTGAGCCGCTGCAAGATGGCAATGAGGTTCGCGTGAAATAGAGATGAACGGCAATCGAACATTCGAAGAGAGAGGAGACAAAGCTATGAAATTCAAACCATGGGGATGCGTTGGTCTTGCGGGGGTGATTCTACTGTCGGGCTGCAGCGGCGGGAAGGAAGCGGCAAGTCCCAAAATGTCCGATGACGGCAAGAAGATCGTCGTTGTCGGAACGAAAGGTTCGACGAGGTTCCTGCAGGAGGCGGAGAAGAAGTTCGAAGCCGCACATCCGGATATCGATATTCAGCTCAAAAAATACGGGACGCCCGAGAAGAAGAACGATGGCGGCGGTATGCAGGTCGCACCCGAGATGACGCAAGAAGAGTATGATCGGCTTATTCAACAGATTAATACAGAGGTGTTGTCTGGCAAAGGTCCGGATGTGATCGATACGACAGGTTTATCGTTAGGCGTCTATGCGAATAAAGGCGCGATTGAGGATCTGCATGAACGAATGAAGAAGGATAGCAGCTTCAAACCGTCGGATTATTACGAAGGCATCTGGCAAGCTTCCGAGATCAATGGCGGGCTCTATGCGCTGCCGACTAGCTTTTTTATCGAGAACATGATGGTTGATACGAGGAAGCTTCAGCAAGCTGGCGTGAAGCTGGATGACACTAAGTGGACGTGGAAGGATTTCTTCGATATTGCGATTAAAGTCAAGGCGTCGTCGAATGACGAAGTATACGCGCTGGGTTCGAATAGCCCGAAGGGCGACCTGCTCTTCTCTATCGTCGAATCGGAATATGACCGATACGTTCAGCACGATCAGAAGACGGCGAACTTCGATTCCGACGAGTTCAGGCAACGGATGCAGCAAGTGAAGGACTTGTATGATCAAGGATTTATAACGCAAGACATCGGAGATAAGGACAAATTGATCTTCTCACAGAATACGATGTCCAATTCGGGACTGCTCGCTGTCATGACCTATTTACCGGGCTGGAAGAGCATACTTCCTCCGACGGAAGCGGGCGGTGCTGCAGGGCCATCTTTCAAAGCGTATGGCGGATTTGCGATCAATGCGAAATCCGGTGTGAAGGATGAGGCCTGGGCATTCATGAAGTTCTTGCTCTCGCCGGAGATGCAGCAGTCTTCAGAGTTCATTGGTATTCCGATGTTGAAGGAACTCGTGAAGGCACAGTTCGAAGAAAGCAAGAAATTGGCTGCGAACAAAGACGCATTCATTCAAATCGATGATGCGGATGCCTTCAATCAACATGTCGATGGCATGCTATCGCTGCTCGATCAACCAGGCAAACCATTCGCGATGGATCCGAAGATTCAATCGATGATGAGAGAGGAATTCGATACGTTTATGGTGGGCCAGAAATCCGCAGAAGAAGTGAGCAAGCTCATCCAAAGTCGCGTAACGACGTATTTGAACGAATAAAAGGATAGGTTTTTCCAAGAGACGGGGTTGTCCGAATGAGGGCGACCCCGTTTTTTGCCATGTATATACGTGTTCAGATCATTGCCACAGAGGTGACACATTGGGGTGCTAAGATGCTGTATATGAAGATAGAGTTCAGTGCACAGGAGGTAGGAGTAAGATGAAGATGAAGTTCAAATCTTGGGGATTCCTTGGGTTAGCGGGGATGATTGTGTTAGCTGGCTGCAGCGGTGGCAAGGAAGCAGGACCTAAAATGACCGATGACGGCAAGAAGATCGTCGTTGTTGGTACAGCGGGATCGACGCGCTTCTTGGAGGAGGCCGAGAAGGCTTTTGAGGCCAAGCACCCGGATATCGATATTCAGATTAAGAAATATGGACCGGAAGAGAAGAAAAATGACGGCGGCGGCATGCAGGCAGGTCAGGTGCTCACACGTGATGAATATGATCAGTTCATTTCGCGACTGAATACGGAAGTATTATCAGGCAAAGGTCCGGATCTGATGGATACGACGGGATTATCCCTTGGCGTTTACGCGAACAAAGGCGCGGTTATCGATCTTCATGACCTGATGAAGAAGGACCAAGAATTTAAGGCCTCTGATTATTACGAAGGATTATGGAAGGCGACCGAGATCGATGGGGGATTGTATGCCCTGCCAACGAACTATTTCGTGAACACGATGATGGTAGATCAGAAGCGCCTCGATCAAG
Proteins encoded:
- a CDS encoding response regulator transcription factor yields the protein MMGEADKSPVILIVDDEQLIRELVVDYLSDEGYLVLQAKNGRDALNLLREQAVDLVVLDVMMPGMNGFEVCEELRTFSSTLVIMLTAKSEDEDKLSGYECGVDDYVTKPFSPKVLAAKINVLLQRFRASDLARDAGGDLYFVMDEAAMELRIGGEVIALSSKEFELLVYLAKHPNQVLSRDSLLDAIWGFDYYGDARAVDTSIKRLRRKLGVEAERIVTVRGSGYKYQS
- a CDS encoding sensor histidine kinase — protein: MKKWGSGRLSTKVYWTTAIGFLAFVTLFMVLQLLFFQPYSLKVRSSELEDDFRSMYEQLRDNPMDERWMEELADFDVAHYSLTGVVHKQGLNVDVYLGTRELRAVPLKKARIGDEMKVQIIMADPWQKVTPARPLTPSTPVHPDEESQNKSAPIRTVAAISWYSLDTLRLNDLLQEKLADMLQSPMSGGITAQLFNQGVGVDSNKERVWAAIAPLEQENGQERYLVTVSTLEPVSDAAALLGGFYRYFYIAAVLLLFGFAFLFSRMISNPLVQLNHAAKRLAKLDFSVRTDMKRQDEIGELAQTFDYLATELRDTMGELQEANDQLQQDIEKEKQLERMRKRFVANVSHELKTPISLIQGYAEALRDNVGQGAKRDKYASVIIHESERMSRLVNDLLDLSQLESGKFRLQWSAVPLREHICFVLGTLEQIVSDRMLRLEWLCAEEEILVRSDAQRLQQILTNVLTNAIRYTEAGDRIYITVRPVSDSMEGHDLKVPSDGGSLGSWVQVSIFNSGPSIGEEHLPHIWDAFYRPDESGSRGDTGNGIGLSIVKHLLEMHGSEYSIGNVDGGVEVRFMLPVIPRSEA
- a CDS encoding helix-turn-helix transcriptional regulator: MNQAERRLALIGVLQRSGMQRAKDLAATFRTSARTIYRDVDALIHAGVPIYGAPGRGYALANQEALPPVSLTAEEALTLLLGIDWIAGQLGPDYRAAAEQIRGKVEGILPSAVKRKADRQRAGLLRASIHPLHQEETLGVMALLRQAIVRETTVRFRYERRDPYPDGTLETVRSVDPYGLVFAAGAWSVMGYCHLRQGIRQFHIDRVFDLVLEPRIFTRPLDVEFHRPAGKNRSMVVIVRFAGDMGHVIAERLSPDVTRMQRTADGWIVTLHVSRMEDACAWILSWGVDAEVLEPEEVKVRIGETASAMLSRYSSGAH
- a CDS encoding DinB family protein: MYQSLQSFIEEYRLESASTQKVLDALTDASLKQEVAPGYRTLGQLAWHLVHNDEGMLLGAGLKFEAPAANGEPPTSASEIAEAYRKVTAALLQALESQWSDASLLEKNNMYGQVWPNGLTLYIYLKHEIHHRGQLTVLMRQAGLQVPGVYGPSKEEWASMGVEAPV
- a CDS encoding NAD(P)-dependent oxidoreductase, which gives rise to MKIAVVGASGKAGSRIVKEALDRGHEVTAIVRDASKVSGNAAVIEKAVFDLTASDLQAFDVVVNAFGAAPGQEHLHVDAGNVLIAALKGSNTRLIVVGGAGSLYVDEAKTLKVMDTPDFPAIYFPTASNQGKNLDILKETTDLKWTFISPSALFALGQRTGSYVKGKDHLLVNSKGESYVSYEDYAVAVVDEIEQPQHIGERFTVVSES
- a CDS encoding VOC family protein, with protein sequence MITHFAGLRLNTMSIQGVKQFYHHQMGFPIQSSSKYTITFQPTPDLTLAFEEVQEPISPAHFAFEVPYSQFGALVDQLQARGITLLTWPDGEAVKTFETGVNVYFRDGDGNILELIAHHDVQEEAISPSGDWQILYMREIGMPAEDVPALTRWMRETLQMGVRDESDWFNFVIGGTAHAVVVSTQRRWIPIQMIALPPRMTVSFGVSDLNQLAARIEPGRTDEMILLNTEDEFKIRKGLYTFRFVRTTLAPDITDRLNLPHF
- a CDS encoding GNAT family N-acetyltransferase, translated to MIRGGTICNPLITIRRQDIPRAADVLAQGFAKSDPLYRHILPDEATRLHVLKIFFHRYLEMLYPYSDVLTTSDHYEAVALVFRSEREAETWFSKMKYRKQIVMAILKSTPICRMIGVRGFIRGLSILNRMSSSWLSMLGDQEYMHLDMLVVQEPYRGQGYVSRILKPLLAECDERNMLCTLETQTPSNLPIYEHYRFRTLQVIPLQGSTLEQYCMIYSPPGAASK
- a CDS encoding carbohydrate ABC transporter permease, which produces MRYTRRARQEIYVALLFLVPSLAGFAIFYLIPFVESVGTSFQSGSGGFTLDQYDAVLGSSSFRNAAGNTIWFTSISVPLIVILSLLIAMWLNQKVYIRNALRTAYVLPLVVPVASIVLLWQITFDWNGALNSILSYFGVERIDWMKTNWSGTVVILMYIWKNLGYNVILFLAGLQNIPASYYETADLEGAGKARQFFGITVIYLIPTTFLVILMSILNSFKVFRETYLLAGDYPHERIYFLQHYMNNMFVSLDMEKLSAAAVIMAVGILGIVGMLFQIERRFRSFME